A segment of the Fusarium musae strain F31 chromosome 2, whole genome shotgun sequence genome:
ATTCTGACAAAACTTTACATTTGTTTCTCAATATCTGGTCTCAAGTACTGTCAGAATACgacaaccatcatcacctggCTTTACATCTCTCAAAACCCGCACTACCTTTCTTCTCTGAACAATACAGCCACCAATACCAGACTCTATTGTCATACTTTGACCCTTACTGTTTCCGACGGCACACCgtacaacagcaacagcaagcctTTCACTGCCGATACCTTCGAAATGGCTTCACTCATATCCTCTTCCAGTCCTTGGACTATAACCCCCAGTCGTAAGTCCCAGCCCCTGGTCTCAGTATCATACCCTGAGTCTAACATGTCACAGCAATGGATGATGTTCATCCCAACTTTTTAATTCTCAAGCACAAAGTCGACACCGTCGGCGACAAGGACGGCCCTTTCGTGGCCTTGTTTATCAGGGGCTCAAAATCCAAGGCCCGATGGGAAGGATGGGTTGACGAGAGATTCGTCCACGAGCGCGACGAAGGAAAGCTCCTCGCCTATTGGCAGCGAGTTGGGGGACGAGACGCACAAGGCGTGAGGGACACCTGTCCCCTGCGAATCCTGTATGCTCATCGCCGCAGAGAGAGTGGGCAGGCCACTGAATACTTCGTCCAGTACGTTGGATATCCTGATGAAGACGCTATAAACCAGTGGGAGCCGGAGTCGAAGGTTCTGGAAGCTCAGTGGGACTGATGACCCTATCGTGCCTGGCCAGTCTGGTCCACGCTACCACGACAGCCAAAGAATGCACATATCATGCCTTGTATTTAACTTTTCGTCATGGGAATATCTTACAATCCGCAGAAAAGGCTACGAAAACCAATCTACGGCCATGAACGCCTCATACCTCAATGACTAAACATGATGTACAATATTCTGAAACTGATTATGTAAAATACTACACTATCAATTCAGAGTTTCGTTACAACTATATTATCCTTGATAACCATATTTCTCCGCTGCTGGTAGATCTGCCTCTTTGTTGGCGTCGTCGGATTTTGCTGGTGCAACTTCGATTACCCAAGCCAAGTACAAGTATCAGACCATACTAGTTAGATTAGCTCTTTGGCTTTTCAAGTTTGCAGCTTCACACAGTTCCCTTAAGCCATAACTGCTGAACTCTATCTGGTCCCTGAAAAAGGTACTGGTGCTAAAATTCTCGACAGCCAATCCATAGTTATCAACTCCAGATACATGTTTCCTTGCCGAGTCTGTAAAGCTCCCGCCACTAATAAGACATTCAACAGTTGAGACCACAGCTTCCACTGCGGTCAGATGTTCATCTGGGAAagagctcatcatcttgtTTGTGAGGAGGTTTGTGCGAACGGTGCCCGGGCAGATGGCGTGTATTCGAACCCCCTCAGTAAGGAATGGGTAGGCCACGGACCGCATGAACACAAGCATACCAGCCTTTGGGGCAGTGTATAGACTCTTGTGCATACTTCGTGATGTCAGCCTTGTATGTCTTCTATTTTGAAGGGGGGTGTAATGGTTCATTAAAGTTTGCAATAGTTAGATACCTTATTCAATACGTTTGATATCCAAATGACGATGCCATCAGGTGGGAGCCCGAGTCGAAGGTACTCGAAGCTCAGTGGGATTGATGATACAATCTTCACTCTGCCACTCAGTCCCACCTCAGACGGTGCCGAAACAGCTGTCCGTGGTCCACTCGATGCGGCAGTGTTTACCTCTGCTCTGCTTTTGAACGGCATTCACGGAATTTGGCCGAAGACCAACGCAAATCATGTACCTTCTGTGGCCGATACATCTCATGGAAAGGTCAATTCCACTTTCTGCATTCGTTCCACGGTAAACGACTATGGATACACGTCACACAATAGAGCGTTTTGAAGAATACTATACAACCCATATAGATATTTACAGAGATACATTTACGTCGACAAGCAtgttcttgctgctgctggtagcCGACTGTCGAAGTGTGTATCTCAACATCTTGCTATTAGCATGTTTTAGTATTGCAGATACAACCTGAATCTCCCGGAGCTACTCGTAATGTAATGTGATTCTCATTCAATACGGGAAGATCTCCGTTGTTGCATCTTAATAGGTGCCCGACATTGTCACCGTCCTTTTCCGGAACTCATTAGCACCCTAATAAACGAGTTTGACAAGTTGCACTTTATGTAAACGCGATAGGGCGCAGAAACATTATAAGGCAGTCCGACAGCGGAGAGTCCTATCCCAAATACGGCAATTAGAACAGGAATCCGACGAGTGACACCACTGTCGCATAATAATTACGCCGGCACTTCCGGTTATGTCAGCTTTTTACTGGTTATAAATAACCTCACTATGAGTGGCCCAGCGCAACCCGATCACCACCATCGTCTTGTTACAACTTTCTTTGCAGATACAGTCAAAAGCTAAAGAATGTCTGCTGAAGAACAACGTGCGGCTTCACTCCGAGATGCCGAGAAAAAGGCTATCGAGCTATTCAACGAAATCGAAAGAACTCTCATCCGCCCTGGCATCAGCGAGAAAGAGTTGAACAACGAAATCCATGCTCTTGGCGCTGAACGTCACGGTGTGAGGACTCACTGGCACAAGCGAGTGATTCGCAGTGGACCCAACACCTTAAGGCCATTCGAAGATAACCCACCTGACCGAATAATTCAACAAGAtgacatcctcatcgtcgaccTTGGGCCTGTCTTTGAAGAGTGGGAGGCTGATTTTGGCCGCACTTTTGTTTTGGGAAATGACCCGAATAAGATCAAGCTGCGCGACGCTCTGGAGCCAATCTGGAAAGATGTCAAAGCCAAGTACTGCGAGAACCCAGACATGACGGGAGAGGAACTCTACAATATTGCcaaggaggctgctgagaaggagggctTTGAGTTTGGTGCGCCGATTGCGGGTCATCTTGTTGGGTCTTTTCCGCATGAACGCATTCCTAAAGACAAGATCTCGCTTTACATTGCTGAACGGAATAGCAATTCTATGGACATGGTTGGGAAGGATGGGAATAAGAGGCATTGGATTCTAGAGATCCATTTGCATAATAAGCAGCTTGGATTTGGTGGGTTCTACGAGCAGTTGTTAACAGCTTCAGGTCCAGTTTTATAGCGAGTTCTATTTATCTTAGTTTTAAAAATGTGAAAGTGGCTTACCTTTTCGAGATGAGCATTAGTGGCTGGAAACGCCCCACTATACCAGCCACTATACCCTATCGGACTAACAGATCCAGGGAGAAGAGACAGGAATAACAATTAAGTAGCATGTAGTAAGCCAGGAGTTACCTACTGAGCTAATGCTTTAATAGCATCTAAGTTGAATCATTCTTATTAGCTAAATGCAACTATTAAACACAGCAGTAATGACATATTTCAAGACAGTAATGAGACAAATTATGATACTGACTTGTGTTAGTGCTGCTGTTAACAGAGGCTCCACAAGTTCTTAGTACACGGTTATTTGCCGAATCTCACACAGCGGGGTAAGTGATAACTTTTCCCTCATACCACTTGGTTTATTCTCACCGAAGCTAATTTGTCATATCAAACATTACAACACCACAAAATGTCAGTTCCCGCGGAACCAGATACGCAAATACCGCCTAGGGACGAGACCGGATCATGCAGCCGCCCAACGCATCGCTTGCAAGAGATCAAAGTCGGGGATAACAGCGTCCAGCTCTTGGTATCTACCAAAGACCACCTCTATGACGCTAAAGACGTTGGAGCTGGAGTCAACTCCTATCAAGTTATCGGTTCTTGGGAAGACAGCTCAGTCCAGGAACTCACCAAGATGTTGAGCCAACGCCAAGTCATTACAAATCGGCAGTCACCCACATACGCTGAAGCATCTCGCTTTGAGAAACATGGAGCAGGGAAATCTCTAGCAGAGGCTGGTCGGGATCAACACAATAGGATTGTGGGCGGGCAGCAGAGGAGCGAATAGAACTATCTTGTTGATTGCGTGTACCCTCCACCTACGCATTCCTCTTCTACCGTGCCTTCGTTGCGTACATGTTGCCGCTGGTTCTGAGATCTCAGCACTTCGTTAAGACTACCCTCCGAAACCGACCCGAAGAATTGAATAGAACCATGGCCGGCCCTAGCTCccttgatgttgaacagGTCCCCCAGCGTAGACACGCAAATTTGCTTCCCATCGTTCCCGACGCTGATATCTTCAACCACGTGCACCCTTCCAGACGATGCCCATTCCGATGCCCGATCGCAGACACTCAAGCACTGCTTCGTGCTTTCCAACTCATTTTGGAGCGTCTCGCGATTCGCACCCGGATCGACTTTCTGATTCAAATCTTGTACTAAGTCCTTAAGCCGGAGATTCTCCTCGGTATTACCACGGTGCGATTCGAGGCGGTCGATGGTGTCCGCAAGATTGAAGCTGCATGTCTTGAGCGTGGAAATAGTGAGGGAATCAGCGAGTGTCATGTTTTCAGCTGAGATAGACACAACAGCAGTCTTCGAGGAGGGCTCAGTAAGAACGGGTTGAAAACTCATCCCATTGATTTCTTCGAGGAGATGTTTCAGGTACTCGAGGCATCGTTCTgtactttctttttccttctcaaaTTTTCGTAGATGGGCATGGCCTTCAGCAGCTTCTGTCTTGGCTCCTTGAGATACTATGTCTTGCAATTTGGAGTCGATGTCATTCAGATGCTTCTCCAGATCAAGCTTAGTGTCGCAAAtcaagtttttataatcatTCAGAACTTCAAGGGTAACCTTGGACGAGCGCCTGGAAGCAAATTAGCGAAACCCTTCCTATTAGGCCGAGCAACTAACAGGTTGGCGTCACCTAGCGCTATAGCTATTGTCCCTTTGTAACCTGCCAAGAGTTCTTTGAACGAAACGATATCGCCATTCATGTACATCAGCTTAGCCCAATCTCTAAAACTTGTTCTTGCCTCCCCTCGAGTTCGCCTGCTGTTCTGCTCGATCAGGACTTGGAAATCTACACACGCCTGTCGGCACTGGATGAGAGGAATTTTGAGTGGTAGGAACGCGGTCTCGCCGGTACGCACATGATCTTGAAGCGGCTTAAGAACCGATCCAAGATCTTTGAGTTCGCGAAGGAGATCTAAAACTGCGGTTCGGTGGTTTCGGAAGCTCTGGATGGTCTCATAGAGTATTTTGCTCGATTGCAGGGTTGCGGTGACAACGGCAATTAGCCCAGACGCTACGCTAAGCGGATCGCCCATGATGAGTCGCCGCTTGGCGCACGAGGCcaaattacctaaaataataagcttagatATTATGCAAAGTACTCTTTCTTCTATTGTCTTCGACGTTGACCTTGAAGCAAATGGAGCTAGGCTGAGGCATAAAGAAGCATCAGGCTATGTATGCGGGGTAAAGCTCCACACTGGCTGGTGAGTGTTTAGATTTCAATCAGGTCTATTATTGCCTCTGTAGCAAATgtactttaaatttaaaatagtcTAGTAGAATAATAAATGAAATTTAAGaaaggttatatattaagaaaaacagTATCTGGTTCTTTAGAGTAGCAATAATATATCTCCTCTTTCCTTACTTTACTCAGACTAAATATATCATATCAAGACTATTATAACCCGTacttccttctcctcctccaaaatATGGATTGACCTGCAAGACACTGGAATTGTTATACCAACAAGGTTTGTGATGTGTACGGCCCATCCTTCCATTACTTCAGAACCTTCATCCAGGCTAAACTTGGGTCGTTTGACATAAAGGAATTTTTTTTGTGTAAAATAGCTCGTTGCGCTTCAAGACAGAGCAATTTTGAAAGCCCGCCAAGGCTTAGTGTCTCGTCGCGTATGTAAGAGagaattttttaattatgcTTCACTCTCATTTTGAGCGCCTCCTAAAGGAGATGATACTCTATCATCAAGACTATCGACAGACACCGAACTATTGTTGTCATCCCGCAACATCTCTGGAAAAGACGAATAGGTATTCGAGTCTCTTATTTTCCGCCTgattttcttctctctcagTGTTTCTACTACATCTGCCCTTAGCCTCCGCGCAAGTCTGCTTAGAAGTTCATCCCGAGCTATGCTAAGGCTCTCTTCGTGACAATCAAGAAGTCGCCAATTTCTATACAAGTTGTTGTGAGACGAGCGAACACTTGGTTTATCGCCTTCAAGGGCTTCGAAGTAGTAATGGCATAGACGACAAGTTGGCTTACTGCCGCCAATATAATTCCAACGATTCCAGTAGCATTCTATAGTTGTCTGTTCGTTGCTCAGGAGGTATTCATATACCAGAACTTCCGCATGCAACAGAGGTCTAAATCTCCTGGAAATATGGGCAGCATTAATTATGTCGTCGATTCCCATCTGTTTTAGGTCGTCGGCTGCTTGTAGAAGCTGGGAGTCCTGGCTTTGATCTTCCGCAACTATATGCTGTAGGATGATCTCGCTCGAGAGGTCGGATCGCAAGATTGGGTTAGGAATGCGTGAACCAGATGGCACCATTGTAATCTCAAAATCCAGGAATAGCTCGGGCCATCTTTCAGAAACAGCAACAATGCCGAGAGCTGCTTTGCGGTAAGAAAGCCAGCGGCCAAGAAAGTGTCGGAGTTTGCACCACGGTTCGGATCTTGTCATTTCTCCATCTTTGGCCCTCTGTGAGATCATTTGATTGATTCCTGCTTGCTCTAGGTTGGTGATAGCCTTGATCAATGTTTCGCAGTCGCTGATTGCTAAGTTGGCAAGTTAGTTCCATATTGGCCACATGGTTCATGAGGGGAATAACCACATTTATCTTCTGTATTAGACTCGGAGATATCCAGTCTAAAGCTGCATTTGTCTGCCAAAGATAAGAGGCTCTGAGATGGCTCggaagcttgaggagctcagTATGCGGTTTGTGCCCGTAAAAAAGCTGTGGGATGAAACttaccttcatcttcattcctTCTTTTGCAGTTTTCTAGGCACTCTTGTACAGCTTTTTCCAGGAGTCTCAGGTACTCTTTAAGCCGTGACATGTTGAAGGATAGAATGAACCAAAGCACTCGCTTCCCTAACGCAGCACTTTGCAAACCTTCTGTGTTCTTGCCCACCAGGTCTAACAATGCTTGCACAAAATTCTGCGTTCTTTTGAGATCCCTGGTGTCCTTCGAGTTAAAGCCAAATACGTAATTGGGGCCAACAGAACCTCGGAGTATTGCAAGGGCGCTAACTGTGTCTCCGCCTCTTTCGTTGTCGCAGATTTGGGCCATCTTGTTGACATAAAACTGGAATGCTTTAAGATCCAGCATGTCCGCTTTGTAATTTCTGGTCGATTGGCTCTCGGATGGATATGTAGGCAACGTTCCAACTTCTCTCAAGGCGACTTCGAGAAGTACGGGTTCATATAACAGCTCGAGTTGGTGAGAGCTCAAGCCTCCGAACGTTTCTGATTGCCATGCCTGTGATATAGACATGTTCGCTTCTGGCCTGGATGGTATCAGataagaagatgatgacgaggattgAATATTCAGCTTCCATAAGAATTGTTCAAgggggaaaaaaaagaaatcaacTGGTTCATGCCATGATATATATAGTTGAAATCCAGCCAAGCTGCCAGCCTTGGTCTAAAACATGACGCTCTCCATGTAGATGACAACACTGGCCAGTTGATTAAGGATCTTCTACGTAAATGGCTGGCGAAATGACGTAACCAATATTACAGCACAATATATTAGCCGCGGGAAAATAGGACTTTCCGGCTTGCAGATGTGAGACAGTAAGGCAAGGGAGATGATGTAGGGGGCTGACCGTACATAGCGTGTCAGCCTCTGATTGA
Coding sequences within it:
- a CDS encoding hypothetical protein (EggNog:ENOG41~MEROPS:MER0004931); this encodes MSAEEQRAASLRDAEKKAIELFNEIERTLIRPGISEKELNNEIHALGAERHGVRTHWHKRVIRSGPNTLRPFEDNPPDRIIQQDDILIVDLGPVFEEWEADFGRTFVLGNDPNKIKLRDALEPIWKDVKAKYCENPDMTGEELYNIAKEAAEKEGFEFGAPIAGHLVGSFPHERIPKDKISLYIAERNSNSMDMVGKDGNKRHWILEIHLHNKQLGFGGFYEQLLTASGPVL
- a CDS encoding hypothetical protein (EggNog:ENOG41), coding for MGDPLSVASGLIAVVTATLQSSKILYETIQSFRNHRTAVLDLLRELKDLGSVLKPLQDHVRTGETAFLPLKIPLIQCRQACVDFQVLIEQNSRRTRGEARTSFRDWAKLMYMNGDIVSFKELLAGYKGTIAIALGDANLRSSKVTLEVLNDYKNLICDTKLDLEKHLNDIDSKLQDIVSQGAKTEAAEGHAHLRKFEKEKESTERCLEYLKHLLEEINGMSFQPVLTEPSSKTAVVSISAENMTLADSLTISTLKTCSFNLADTIDRLESHRGNTEENLRLKDLVQDLNQKVDPGANRETLQNELESTKQCLSVCDRASEWASSGRVHVVEDISVGNDGKQICVSTLGDLFNIKGARAGHGSIQFFGSVSEGSLNEVLRSQNQRQHVRNEGTVEEECVGGGYTQSTR